A single genomic interval of Fibrobacter sp. UWR4 harbors:
- a CDS encoding NADH-quinone oxidoreductase subunit C: MESVDKIIELLGAKFGATPDQAAKWDACVVVPKENLHAAVEFLKNEAPVKMDMLLDAAGIDYLTYPNHEGPRFAVSYAFKSMTVAGARIRLKVLVSEADLQVQSVTDLYKSADWLEREVFDQYGVKFIGHPDLRRILNHVEFIGHPLRKDYPAHKRQWLSTSDFLLPALEQRLESKGYKVIERSEEVDPVDEDFLEGSIKA; encoded by the coding sequence ATGGAATCTGTAGATAAGATTATCGAGCTCCTTGGAGCCAAGTTCGGTGCAACTCCGGACCAGGCAGCCAAGTGGGATGCTTGCGTAGTCGTTCCCAAGGAAAATCTCCACGCCGCCGTGGAATTCCTCAAGAATGAAGCCCCCGTCAAGATGGATATGCTCCTGGACGCTGCGGGTATCGACTACTTGACTTACCCCAATCATGAAGGTCCTCGTTTTGCGGTCTCCTATGCATTCAAGAGCATGACCGTCGCTGGCGCCCGCATCCGTCTTAAGGTGCTGGTCAGCGAAGCGGACCTCCAGGTCCAGTCCGTTACCGACCTGTACAAGAGTGCCGACTGGCTCGAACGCGAAGTCTTTGACCAGTATGGAGTTAAGTTCATCGGCCACCCCGATCTGCGTCGTATTTTGAATCACGTTGAATTTATCGGTCACCCGCTTCGCAAGGATTATCCTGCCCATAAGCGTCAGTGGCTTTCTACCAGCGACTTCCTGCTTCCCGCTCTCGAACAGCGCCTTGAATCCAAGGGTTACAAGGTCATCGAACGCTCCGAAGAAGTGGATCCCGTTGATGAAGATTTTCTTGAAGGGAGTATTAAGGCATGA
- a CDS encoding NAD(P)/FAD-dependent oxidoreductase: MLDNQYDVVVIGAGPGGSVTARNLAREGHKVLLLEKREKIGYPVRCGEASTKLSDLQTYGPIDESCIESIINGLYIYGPDGVNIELPQENTGIMLDREKFDPWLAKLAADDGAEVVTAARAEFVSEIEGSGKDGFRTVRVVLGKGNGDGSVTETATQEIRAKMVVAADGVESRFGRMLGLDSLQKPAGTCTGIDIQVDGMLTRPDYLTFWQGYDFINDGYIWSFPKQKSNVTKFGAGFLIPPKAGPSIYEVTMEWLEKLFPGAKINKVVGGVIPVSSTLKDYTLDRFALVGDAAHHTNPLTGGGIAAAMRAGRFCAQTVHEGLTATSGESADLSKNFLKLYEKRCYDYFGKTHEFEYKFRKFLLEINKQEQVGLYKVLQGFALSGCKKRAFLKTPIQSAKYLYKFMKFKG; encoded by the coding sequence ATGCTTGATAACCAGTATGATGTGGTAGTCATTGGCGCAGGTCCTGGCGGATCTGTTACCGCCCGTAATTTGGCGCGTGAGGGCCACAAGGTCCTGTTATTGGAAAAACGCGAAAAGATCGGCTACCCGGTACGTTGCGGAGAGGCAAGCACTAAACTTTCCGACCTACAGACCTACGGCCCTATTGACGAAAGCTGTATCGAAAGCATCATCAACGGCCTTTACATCTATGGTCCCGATGGCGTAAATATCGAGCTTCCCCAGGAAAACACCGGCATCATGCTGGATCGCGAAAAGTTTGACCCGTGGCTTGCAAAGCTTGCCGCAGATGATGGCGCCGAAGTGGTAACCGCCGCACGAGCCGAATTTGTTAGTGAAATTGAAGGTTCCGGAAAGGACGGTTTTAGAACTGTTCGCGTGGTTCTGGGCAAGGGCAACGGAGATGGTTCCGTTACCGAGACCGCCACACAGGAAATCCGCGCCAAGATGGTTGTTGCTGCAGACGGCGTCGAAAGCCGCTTTGGCCGCATGCTTGGTCTGGACAGCCTGCAGAAGCCCGCAGGAACTTGCACCGGCATTGACATCCAGGTGGATGGCATGCTTACCCGTCCCGACTACCTTACCTTCTGGCAGGGTTACGATTTTATTAACGACGGTTACATCTGGAGCTTCCCCAAGCAGAAGAGTAACGTCACCAAGTTTGGCGCGGGATTCCTGATTCCGCCCAAGGCTGGTCCCTCTATTTACGAAGTCACCATGGAATGGCTGGAAAAGCTCTTCCCGGGGGCAAAGATCAATAAGGTTGTTGGCGGTGTGATTCCCGTTTCCAGCACGCTGAAGGACTACACGCTGGACCGCTTCGCCCTCGTTGGCGATGCCGCCCATCATACGAACCCCCTCACCGGTGGCGGCATCGCGGCCGCCATGCGTGCCGGACGGTTCTGTGCCCAGACCGTCCACGAGGGCCTGACCGCCACTTCCGGCGAGTCTGCCGACCTAAGCAAGAACTTCCTGAAGCTTTACGAAAAGCGCTGCTACGACTACTTCGGCAAAACTCATGAATTCGAATACAAGTTCCGCAAGTTCCTTCTGGAAATCAACAAGCAGGAACAGGTGGGACTCTACAAGGTCCTGCAGGGCTTTGCCCTCAGCGGCTGCAAGAAGCGAGCCTTCCTGAAAACCCCCATACAGTCCGCCAAGTACCTGTACAAGTTCATGAAATTCAAGGGTTAA
- a CDS encoding NADH-quinone oxidoreductase subunit D, with amino-acid sequence MIVLDPNGEKQSLMALNVGPTHPATHHCVRLLAALDGETIVAGVSEIGFMHRGFEKMVERGTWQQALPYTDRLNYCSAMMNNIAFCRTVEKMFGIEIPERNKVIRVIVNELSRINDHFICVAAAFQDLGGTTPFMYAFNPREEIMLIWEKLTGARLTNSYARIGGLYRDTYNGFEDEVLAACNSVEKALKDLHACLDRNRIFLDRTVGVAKISKEDAISYGWTGPVLRATGVESDLRKDEPYYDYETYDWDVVVGTNGDANDRLQVRLAEIEESVKIVRQALKRLAPGPIDIVDPRIRVPSHKMAYQDMEGLIGRFKSVYEGIRVPEGEFYCGTECANGELGFTIVSDGSGHPYRIKVRSPSLAHVSAFNYLVEGLTLADSMATLPGLNMIAGELDR; translated from the coding sequence ATGATCGTATTAGATCCGAATGGCGAAAAGCAGAGCCTCATGGCTCTGAATGTGGGCCCGACTCATCCGGCAACCCACCACTGCGTACGTTTGCTTGCCGCTCTCGATGGCGAAACCATCGTTGCTGGCGTCAGCGAAATCGGCTTTATGCACCGTGGCTTTGAAAAGATGGTGGAACGCGGCACCTGGCAGCAGGCTCTCCCGTACACCGACCGTCTGAACTACTGCTCTGCCATGATGAACAACATCGCTTTCTGCCGTACCGTAGAAAAGATGTTCGGCATTGAAATCCCGGAACGCAACAAGGTCATCCGCGTTATCGTGAATGAACTTTCCCGTATCAACGACCACTTCATCTGCGTGGCCGCTGCATTCCAGGACCTTGGCGGTACCACTCCGTTCATGTATGCATTTAACCCCCGTGAAGAAATCATGCTGATCTGGGAAAAGCTCACAGGCGCTCGTCTGACGAACAGCTATGCCCGTATCGGTGGCCTCTATCGCGATACTTACAATGGTTTCGAAGACGAAGTCCTCGCAGCTTGCAACTCTGTGGAAAAGGCCCTCAAGGACCTGCACGCTTGCTTGGATCGTAACCGTATCTTCCTGGATCGTACCGTTGGCGTTGCCAAGATTTCCAAGGAAGACGCAATCAGCTACGGCTGGACCGGCCCTGTACTCCGTGCTACCGGCGTAGAAAGCGACCTGCGTAAGGATGAACCGTATTACGATTACGAAACCTACGACTGGGACGTTGTGGTTGGCACCAATGGTGACGCAAACGACCGTCTGCAGGTTCGTCTCGCTGAAATTGAAGAATCCGTGAAGATCGTTCGCCAGGCTCTGAAGCGTCTCGCTCCGGGTCCCATCGATATCGTCGACCCCCGCATCCGCGTGCCGTCCCACAAGATGGCCTATCAGGATATGGAAGGCCTCATAGGCCGCTTCAAGAGCGTCTACGAAGGCATCCGCGTACCGGAAGGCGAATTCTACTGCGGTACCGAATGCGCAAACGGCGAACTGGGCTTCACCATCGTTTCCGATGGTTCCGGTCACCCGTACCGTATCAAGGTTCGTTCCCCGAGCCTCGCTCACGTTTCTGCTTTCAACTACCTGGTTGAAGGCCTTACCCTTGCTGACTCCATGGCTACTCTGCCTGGCCTCAACATGATTGCAGGAGAACTCGACCGATGA
- a CDS encoding prepilin-type N-terminal cleavage/methylation domain-containing protein, with protein MRKGFTLIEIMVVIVIMGILAAVAVPKLFGNVAKAKVSEISVAAGAYIKLQDVFLAEKTALGNWAAIGYNAPGNGKTNNFCYNQGTMTENTTAVEQQSESLIGWAASNVATLNNCQAGGWWSLVISVQGSNDAAYNHNVSSNECSALVTGWGLGTTMSGSCESTSVNQVAAATPQATPQPAPQETPKEEPKNEPETQPEQVQEEEKTDQPVEEDTPEQQRTKLMNLLKEASDARAAARTASSEATILETEAALAASIANNCLIINCAEKKERAQKLRDQATAKRTEANELKSTASEKTDLAKKAVTLAGETTISNLKNDLQNGTYVFGENTKDFFEFEL; from the coding sequence ATGAGAAAAGGTTTTACGCTCATCGAAATTATGGTGGTCATTGTCATCATGGGCATTCTTGCCGCGGTGGCAGTTCCTAAACTTTTCGGCAATGTGGCAAAGGCCAAGGTTTCTGAAATTTCAGTAGCAGCAGGCGCCTATATCAAACTGCAGGACGTATTCCTGGCAGAAAAGACCGCCCTAGGGAATTGGGCGGCCATCGGTTACAACGCTCCCGGTAACGGAAAGACAAACAATTTCTGCTACAACCAGGGCACCATGACCGAGAATACAACCGCCGTTGAACAGCAGAGCGAATCTCTCATCGGCTGGGCAGCCTCCAACGTAGCGACCCTTAACAACTGTCAGGCTGGTGGCTGGTGGTCCCTAGTTATCAGTGTCCAGGGAAGCAATGACGCCGCATACAACCACAACGTAAGTTCCAACGAATGTTCCGCACTTGTTACTGGTTGGGGCCTAGGAACCACCATGTCCGGAAGTTGCGAAAGCACCAGCGTAAACCAGGTAGCGGCAGCCACTCCTCAAGCCACCCCCCAGCCAGCACCTCAGGAAACTCCGAAGGAAGAACCGAAGAATGAACCTGAAACTCAGCCGGAACAGGTGCAGGAAGAAGAAAAAACTGATCAGCCCGTCGAAGAAGATACTCCAGAACAGCAAAGAACAAAGTTGATGAATCTCCTTAAGGAGGCCAGTGACGCAAGAGCTGCGGCAAGAACAGCATCAAGTGAAGCAACAATTCTTGAAACGGAAGCGGCACTTGCAGCAAGTATTGCTAACAATTGTTTGATTATAAATTGCGCAGAAAAAAAGGAAAGAGCCCAAAAACTTCGTGATCAAGCAACAGCAAAACGAACAGAAGCAAACGAACTGAAATCTACAGCCTCAGAAAAGACAGACTTGGCTAAAAAAGCTGTAACACTCGCAGGAGAAACGACAATATCAAATCTCAAAAATGATCTCCAAAATGGCACTTATGTCTTTGGAGAAAACACAAAAGATTTCTTTGAATTTGAATTATAA
- a CDS encoding bifunctional diguanylate cyclase/phosphodiesterase → MMEISKFGELYCSFREVLFETLSSMKTFPLKVQEAFPPLAKETHIGAMALGLNAPPSDYAPNGADVQEVLFQDKETCPVLNDDEAFVKQMFTRESGSFVIKLYPIQGHQFDEAELKICQLLAIDCFILGGRARLMDFMEYAMSTEPMTKTDNQQTLTRKMGMLAARGMLKDFTGIFLNLKNFKYINKSMSSAVGDLAIKIYAKAIMDSMEEFEIVCRLGGDNFYVLVKKENLQKFIDRFSKFEVKLSQGPKPVEFVIQARMGIYNATPKDGVAELMNNASTALNVARELRTSDLIFFSNEMQIQAMHHREVSTEFRNALQNREFVVHYQPKVNIKTKQLCGSEALVRWIRHKTIVPPMDFVPILEQEGSICQLDFYVFNAVCRDIRHWVDMGIPPVRISINFSKRHLKNPNFAQDILSVMSQHRVESKFIEVELTEVSDYDDYKAMQTFVTIMRQNGISVSIDDFGTGYSTLNVLKNFDVNVIKLDKSLLDNIGKENSMDEVVVKNVVNLAKEMNKEVIAEGVESEAQAKFLEQVNCNNVQGYLFDKPLSHDDFQKRLTGEKPY, encoded by the coding sequence ATGATGGAAATTTCAAAATTTGGAGAATTGTACTGCAGTTTCAGAGAGGTTCTTTTTGAAACTCTCTCCTCCATGAAGACTTTTCCCCTAAAAGTGCAGGAAGCCTTCCCTCCCCTGGCGAAGGAAACGCACATTGGCGCCATGGCCCTTGGCCTAAACGCCCCTCCCTCTGATTATGCCCCCAATGGGGCGGACGTCCAGGAAGTTCTTTTCCAGGATAAGGAAACCTGCCCCGTCCTGAACGATGACGAAGCATTTGTAAAGCAGATGTTCACTAGAGAAAGTGGCAGCTTTGTTATCAAGCTCTATCCGATACAGGGGCATCAGTTTGACGAAGCCGAACTGAAGATTTGCCAGCTTTTGGCAATCGACTGCTTCATTCTTGGCGGCCGCGCACGTCTGATGGACTTTATGGAATACGCCATGTCCACGGAACCCATGACCAAGACGGACAACCAGCAGACTCTCACCCGCAAGATGGGTATGCTCGCCGCACGCGGCATGCTGAAGGACTTCACCGGCATCTTCCTGAACCTGAAGAACTTCAAGTATATTAATAAGTCCATGTCCAGTGCCGTGGGCGACTTGGCCATCAAGATTTACGCCAAGGCCATCATGGATAGCATGGAAGAATTTGAAATCGTCTGCCGTCTAGGCGGAGACAACTTCTACGTGCTGGTCAAGAAGGAAAACCTTCAGAAGTTTATCGATCGTTTCTCCAAATTCGAAGTAAAGCTTTCCCAGGGACCCAAGCCGGTTGAATTCGTCATCCAGGCACGTATGGGTATCTATAACGCGACCCCCAAGGACGGCGTTGCCGAACTGATGAACAACGCATCCACGGCCCTGAATGTCGCAAGAGAACTGCGCACCTCCGACCTGATCTTTTTCAGCAACGAAATGCAGATCCAGGCCATGCACCACAGGGAAGTTTCCACGGAATTCCGCAACGCCCTGCAGAACAGGGAATTTGTGGTCCACTACCAGCCCAAGGTCAACATCAAGACCAAGCAGCTGTGCGGTTCCGAAGCTTTGGTCCGCTGGATCCGTCACAAGACTATCGTCCCGCCCATGGATTTCGTCCCTATCCTGGAACAGGAAGGCTCCATCTGCCAGCTGGACTTCTACGTCTTTAACGCCGTCTGTCGCGATATCCGCCACTGGGTGGATATGGGCATTCCTCCGGTACGCATTTCCATCAATTTCTCCAAGCGCCACTTGAAGAATCCCAACTTCGCACAGGACATCCTTTCCGTCATGTCCCAGCACCGTGTGGAAAGCAAGTTCATCGAAGTGGAACTGACCGAGGTTTCCGACTACGACGACTACAAGGCCATGCAGACCTTCGTGACCATCATGCGTCAGAACGGCATTTCCGTCTCCATCGACGACTTTGGCACAGGTTACTCCACCCTGAACGTCCTGAAGAATTTCGATGTGAACGTCATCAAGCTGGACAAGTCCCTGCTGGACAACATCGGCAAGGAAAACTCCATGGACGAAGTGGTGGTGAAGAACGTGGTGAACCTGGCCAAGGAAATGAACAAGGAAGTCATTGCCGAAGGTGTGGAAAGCGAAGCACAGGCCAAGTTCCTGGAACAGGTGAACTGCAACAATGTTCAGGGCTACCTGTTCGACAAGCCCCTGAGCCACGACGACTTCCAGAAGCGTCTTACAGGCGAAAAACCGTACTAA
- a CDS encoding histidine phosphatase family protein, producing MMKKAFSSIIALSAMSFMVACGDDSSSPAAPSPAPVVSSDSQANPVPTSSATVDPSGTVDPAPASSATVDPVPASSASDVPVVGGTYPDELLYTVDPALAVVSDEDGFYDIADIYKAVPQTSKIVFVIRHSARDTSTGKLSPLTSKGAAQAKALGERIGGTEPFYYASTDFVRTRETAANIAVGRGDTPVVDTLDIIDGNYFYRKDATIDIEDLKKKSTDLNTLISRYCYNYQFPNAETNALVYASFYPLYSRANQFIKEVVLDNMANWKRVSILVSHDVLAEPMVVYASNRAINLKAYSKADGFRWVNFMSGVAIVVNEAGAVNLYPVRGYDVGWQNANDAKAEALADTAADPIIK from the coding sequence ATGATGAAAAAAGCTTTTTCCAGTATTATTGCTTTGTCTGCAATGTCCTTCATGGTGGCTTGCGGTGACGATTCCTCCAGCCCGGCTGCACCGTCTCCCGCTCCTGTGGTGAGCTCGGATTCCCAGGCTAATCCAGTCCCTACTTCCAGCGCTACGGTGGATCCTAGCGGAACCGTGGATCCGGCTCCTGCATCTAGCGCCACCGTGGATCCTGTTCCTGCGTCGTCTGCAAGTGATGTCCCTGTAGTGGGCGGAACCTATCCCGATGAACTGCTCTATACTGTGGACCCGGCACTTGCTGTGGTTTCCGATGAAGATGGCTTCTATGATATCGCGGACATCTACAAGGCTGTTCCCCAGACCAGCAAGATCGTCTTCGTGATTCGCCATTCAGCCCGCGATACCAGTACCGGCAAGCTTTCTCCCTTGACCAGCAAGGGCGCTGCCCAGGCTAAGGCTCTGGGTGAACGTATCGGCGGTACGGAACCATTCTATTACGCTTCCACCGATTTTGTGCGTACCCGCGAAACCGCCGCAAACATTGCCGTTGGCCGTGGCGATACTCCTGTAGTTGATACCTTGGACATCATCGATGGTAATTACTTCTACCGTAAGGATGCCACCATCGATATCGAAGATCTCAAGAAGAAGTCCACCGACCTGAATACCTTGATTTCTCGCTACTGCTATAACTACCAGTTCCCCAATGCTGAAACCAATGCCCTGGTGTATGCTTCCTTCTATCCGCTGTACTCCCGTGCTAACCAGTTCATCAAGGAAGTGGTCCTGGATAACATGGCCAACTGGAAGCGTGTAAGCATTCTTGTCTCCCACGATGTCCTGGCTGAACCTATGGTCGTGTATGCATCCAACCGAGCTATCAACCTGAAGGCCTATTCCAAGGCTGATGGCTTCCGCTGGGTGAACTTCATGTCCGGTGTGGCCATTGTGGTGAACGAGGCTGGTGCTGTAAATCTGTATCCGGTTCGTGGCTACGATGTGGGTTGGCAGAACGCCAACGATGCCAAGGCTGAAGCCCTGGCCGATACCGCCGCAGACCCCATTATCAAGTAA
- a CDS encoding NAD(P)H-binding protein: MKVAVLGSTGLIGKNVLKLLVRLDQVVRVYCPVRKMPGDDAPDLASMGILEGSSKLNFEVVDFHTLGAEGEGHKKVLAGFLGCDAVVCCLGTTKKQAGSKAEQERVDTRLPLMLAAIAKKAGVKHFLCVSAMGADSHSPFFYNRLKGMLEEGLTMMNFESLTLVRPSLLLGQHNDKRLGEELLQKFFGGERTMLVPSFFRPVAAGTVAAHLVTSILKPPVDHINVTDGVKGKRIIYNRVLAKTKIEQLF; encoded by the coding sequence ATGAAAGTTGCCGTACTTGGTTCTACCGGCCTAATTGGTAAGAACGTTCTAAAACTCCTGGTTCGCTTGGACCAGGTGGTTCGCGTTTATTGCCCGGTGCGGAAAATGCCAGGGGATGATGCTCCTGACTTGGCTTCCATGGGAATTCTGGAAGGTTCGTCCAAGCTGAACTTCGAGGTTGTGGATTTCCATACCCTTGGAGCAGAGGGTGAAGGGCATAAAAAAGTATTGGCAGGTTTCCTTGGGTGCGATGCCGTGGTGTGCTGCCTGGGGACTACAAAAAAACAGGCAGGATCCAAGGCGGAACAGGAACGTGTGGATACGAGGCTTCCCCTGATGCTTGCAGCCATTGCCAAGAAGGCAGGCGTTAAGCATTTCCTATGCGTCAGCGCCATGGGTGCGGATTCCCATTCCCCCTTCTTCTACAACCGTCTAAAAGGAATGCTGGAAGAGGGTCTTACCATGATGAACTTTGAATCCTTGACCCTGGTCCGTCCGTCCTTGCTTTTAGGGCAGCACAATGACAAGCGCCTGGGTGAGGAACTCCTGCAGAAATTCTTCGGTGGAGAACGTACTATGTTGGTCCCTAGTTTCTTTAGGCCAGTGGCCGCGGGAACTGTTGCCGCCCATCTGGTAACGTCCATCCTGAAACCGCCTGTGGATCACATCAACGTAACCGACGGTGTCAAGGGCAAACGCATTATCTATAATCGAGTGCTTGCCAAGACGAAAATTGAACAGCTGTTTTAG
- a CDS encoding type IV pilin protein — MNKHGFTLIEIMVVIVIMGILAAVAVPKLFGNVAKAKVSEVPVAAGAYIKLQDVFLAEKTALGNWSAIGYVAPGNGKTNNFCYNQGTMTENTTTVEQQGESLIGWAASNAATLNDCKAGGWWSLAINVQGSNDAAYNHNVSSNECSALVNGWVLGTTMSGSCESTSVAQKETTGEKPNSEKNPSGEEIKDQGQQGPSQAELDAQKQQEEEKKKAEEMQKQQAAQSAVQAAKEAFNKCTGNTCTKEEKDRLKEAWDNEKEKCKQLYGNAVCKD; from the coding sequence ATGAACAAACACGGTTTTACACTCATCGAAATTATGGTGGTCATTGTCATCATGGGCATTCTTGCCGCAGTGGCCGTCCCTAAATTATTTGGAAACGTTGCAAAAGCTAAGGTTTCCGAAGTGCCAGTAGCAGCAGGCGCCTATATCAAACTGCAGGACGTATTCCTGGCAGAAAAGACCGCCCTAGGCAACTGGTCCGCTATTGGTTACGTCGCACCGGGTAACGGAAAGACCAACAATTTCTGCTACAACCAGGGCACCATGACCGAGAATACAACCACTGTTGAACAGCAGGGCGAGTCCCTCATCGGCTGGGCAGCCTCCAACGCAGCAACGCTTAACGACTGTAAGGCAGGTGGCTGGTGGTCCCTGGCAATCAACGTCCAGGGAAGCAATGACGCCGCATACAACCACAACGTAAGTTCCAACGAATGTTCCGCACTTGTCAACGGTTGGGTTTTAGGAACCACCATGTCCGGAAGTTGCGAAAGCACCAGCGTTGCTCAGAAGGAAACTACAGGCGAAAAACCTAACAGCGAAAAAAATCCTAGCGGCGAAGAAATAAAGGACCAAGGACAACAGGGTCCATCACAAGCAGAACTTGACGCCCAAAAGCAGCAAGAAGAAGAAAAGAAGAAAGCGGAAGAAATGCAGAAACAGCAGGCCGCACAAAGCGCCGTCCAGGCAGCTAAGGAAGCATTCAACAAATGTACCGGAAATACCTGCACAAAAGAAGAAAAGGACCGTCTAAAAGAAGCCTGGGATAACGAAAAGGAAAAATGCAAGCAACTCTACGGCAACGCAGTCTGTAAGGACTAA
- a CDS encoding 4Fe-4S binding protein, producing MKKLVHQKEKCLRCAGCVGVCPKMALDMYGLDLQIDHEKCIRCGLCTRTCPVGALKIQEVDNA from the coding sequence ATGAAGAAACTTGTTCACCAGAAAGAAAAATGCCTGAGATGCGCCGGCTGCGTTGGCGTATGCCCCAAGATGGCCCTGGACATGTACGGTCTGGATTTGCAGATCGATCACGAGAAGTGCATCCGTTGCGGACTTTGCACTCGCACTTGCCCTGTAGGCGCCCTCAAGATTCAGGAGGTGGACAATGCTTGA
- a CDS encoding NAD(P)H-dependent oxidoreductase subunit E yields the protein MREHIEGAVQVVANNNLKFDRPQQPIGYAADPAETFGHVHKAQPQPPTKEVLDKLNAPEIKERCADLLSRYPEGQGALLEVLWLVQGVFGWVPTEGIRWAANVCGCAPAHALGVATFYTMYNHAPKGKFLLQFCRNISCAIKGAQPLIKYVENKLGIKSGETTPDGMFTILQVECLGSCGNGPMMLVNDDFATDVVNGELKMKRGTTLTEASIDRIIDWCKAHANNVPKHDVLGGVVKGHCGHPGAPGATAKPQVADYAPPSPVLCVKAEADETGATLTWKGAPEFTKIVVEKKSGNDWVAVGEPGVKDKAFVDAAGKVGDEYRMIATSGERVAKPSAVAVTTQKPAPEEKAV from the coding sequence ATGAGAGAACATATTGAAGGTGCCGTTCAGGTCGTTGCCAACAACAACCTGAAGTTCGATCGCCCGCAGCAGCCCATTGGCTATGCTGCAGATCCGGCTGAAACTTTTGGCCATGTACACAAGGCTCAGCCCCAGCCTCCCACCAAGGAAGTGCTGGACAAGCTGAACGCTCCCGAAATCAAGGAACGTTGTGCCGATCTCCTGAGCCGTTATCCCGAAGGCCAGGGCGCTCTTCTTGAAGTGCTTTGGTTGGTTCAGGGCGTTTTCGGTTGGGTTCCCACCGAAGGTATCCGCTGGGCTGCAAACGTCTGCGGTTGCGCTCCTGCTCACGCTCTTGGCGTTGCTACTTTCTACACCATGTACAATCACGCCCCCAAGGGCAAGTTCCTGCTGCAGTTCTGCCGTAACATCAGCTGCGCAATCAAGGGCGCTCAGCCCCTGATCAAGTACGTGGAAAACAAGCTGGGCATCAAGTCCGGCGAAACCACTCCCGATGGCATGTTCACCATCCTCCAGGTCGAATGCCTGGGCTCCTGCGGCAACGGCCCCATGATGCTGGTGAACGATGACTTCGCAACTGACGTAGTGAATGGCGAACTGAAGATGAAGCGCGGCACTACTCTGACCGAAGCTTCCATCGATCGCATCATCGACTGGTGCAAGGCCCACGCAAACAATGTTCCCAAGCACGACGTGCTGGGCGGTGTTGTGAAGGGGCACTGCGGTCACCCGGGTGCTCCTGGTGCAACTGCAAAGCCTCAGGTCGCTGACTACGCTCCTCCTTCTCCGGTTCTTTGCGTTAAGGCCGAAGCAGACGAAACTGGCGCTACCCTCACTTGGAAGGGCGCTCCGGAATTCACTAAGATCGTCGTCGAAAAGAAGTCTGGCAATGATTGGGTCGCTGTTGGCGAACCCGGCGTCAAGGACAAGGCTTTTGTGGACGCAGCAGGTAAGGTCGGCGATGAATATCGCATGATCGCAACCTCCGGCGAACGCGTTGCCAAGCCCTCCGCAGTTGCTGTTACCACTCAGAAGCCGGCTCCGGAAGAAAAGGCGGTATAA